In the Klebsiella aerogenes KCTC 2190 genome, one interval contains:
- a CDS encoding inorganic triphosphatase, which translates to MAQEIELKFIVAHDGVEALRQHLNSLDAQHTPAGQLLNIYYETADNWLRRHDMGLRIRGDRERYEMTLKIAGRVVGGLHQRPEYNIPLEKAELALDKLPAEVWPQGQLPAELAQNVQPLFSTDFLREKWVVKEGNSQIEIALDLGEVKAGEHQEAICELELELLSGDTADILALARRLLATGVLRQGSLSKAARGYQLAQGNEARPVKPLTVVGVAAKASVEQGLEAALESALAHWLYHDEVWNQGNAAAKREIQRAMARVRHALVLFGGIVPRKATVQLRESLTEAEAALDGAEKAEAALFNRATVGAKLLLTEWLVTRGWRSFLNEAGQKKIAGSFKRFADIQLSRAAAELKSNFQQTQDDYSDRLTRLAREIDSIQLLSSAYAGVAEAWLENWQEVRRAIENNDRSVIEYFRRQALAAEPFWLHSGKR; encoded by the coding sequence ATGGCTCAAGAAATCGAACTGAAGTTTATCGTTGCCCACGACGGCGTTGAGGCGCTGCGCCAGCATCTCAATTCGCTGGATGCGCAGCACACGCCGGCAGGCCAACTGCTGAATATTTACTACGAAACCGCCGATAACTGGCTGCGTCGGCACGACATGGGGCTGCGGATCCGCGGCGATCGGGAGCGCTATGAAATGACGCTGAAAATTGCCGGTCGGGTGGTGGGCGGCCTGCATCAGCGTCCGGAATACAATATTCCGCTGGAAAAAGCAGAGCTGGCGCTGGATAAACTGCCGGCAGAAGTCTGGCCGCAGGGGCAGTTGCCGGCAGAACTGGCGCAAAATGTGCAGCCGTTGTTTAGCACTGATTTCCTCCGCGAAAAATGGGTGGTGAAAGAGGGCAACAGCCAGATTGAAATAGCCCTCGACCTTGGCGAAGTGAAAGCCGGTGAGCATCAGGAAGCCATTTGCGAACTGGAGCTTGAGTTGTTGAGCGGCGATACCGCCGACATTCTGGCGCTGGCGCGGCGTTTACTGGCAACCGGCGTATTGCGCCAGGGCAGCCTGAGTAAAGCGGCGCGCGGCTATCAACTGGCGCAGGGCAATGAAGCGCGTCCGGTTAAACCGTTAACGGTAGTAGGCGTGGCGGCGAAAGCCAGCGTCGAGCAGGGGCTGGAAGCGGCGCTGGAAAGCGCGCTGGCGCACTGGCTCTATCATGATGAAGTCTGGAACCAGGGCAACGCGGCAGCTAAGCGTGAAATCCAGCGGGCGATGGCTCGCGTACGCCATGCGCTGGTGTTGTTTGGCGGCATTGTGCCGCGAAAAGCCACCGTACAGTTGCGTGAATCGCTCACCGAGGCCGAAGCGGCGCTGGACGGTGCGGAGAAAGCCGAAGCGGCGTTGTTCAACCGCGCCACGGTTGGCGCCAAACTGCTGCTGACCGAATGGCTGGTTACCCGCGGTTGGCGTTCGTTCCTCAACGAGGCGGGGCAAAAGAAAATCGCCGGTTCGTTCAAGCGCTTTGCCGATATCCAGCTGTCGCGAGCGGCGGCGGAGCTGAAAAGCAACTTCCAGCAGACGCAGGACGACTACAGCGATCGGCTCACGCGTCTGGCGCGTGAGATCGACAGCATTCAATTGCTTTCCAGCGCCTATGCCGGGGTAGCCGAGGCCTGGCTGGAAAACTGGCAAGAGGTGCGCCGCGCTATCGAGAACAATGACCGCAGCGTCATCGAATATTTCCGTCGTCAGGCGCTGGCCGCGGAACCATTCTGGCTGCATAGTGGAAAACGATAA
- the glnE gene encoding bifunctional [glutamate--ammonia ligase]-adenylyl-L-tyrosine phosphorylase/[glutamate--ammonia-ligase] adenylyltransferase produces the protein MMALSSQLQQHWQTVVNRLPADFPLQTLSSQAQSVMTFSEFVEQSLVAQPQWLAELESAPPQADEWRHYGDWLAEQLQEVTDEAALMRELRQFRRRMMVRIAWAQALLLVSEESSLQQLSALAETLIVAARDWLYAACCREWGTPCNAQGEAQPLMILGMGKLGGGELNFSSDIDLIFAWPEHGATQGGRRELDNGQFFTRLGQRLIKVLDQPTQDGFVYRVDMRLRPFGDSGPLVLSFAALEDYYQEQGRDWERYAMVKARIMGDNDGVYANELRAMLRPFVFRRYIDFSVIQSLRNMKGMIAREVRRRGLTDNIKLGAGGIREIEFIVQVFQLIRGGREPALQQRALLPTLTAIDELHLLPEGDAAQLREAYLFLRRLENLLQSINDEQTQTLPQDELNRARLAWGMRVADWQTLSAQLEEQMRRVRRVFNELIGDDEAQSPDEQLEEYWRELWQDALEEDDTTPALAHLDDNDRRSVLALIADFRKELDRRTIGPRGRQVLDQLMPHLLSEVCSRADAPLPLARITPLLTGIVTRTTYLELLSEFPGALKHLISLCAASPMVASQLARHPLLLDELLDPNTLYQPTATDAYRDELRQYLLRVPEEDEEQQLEALRQFKQAQLLHIAAADIAGTLPVMKVSDHLTWLAEAMIDAVVQQAWLQMVARYGQPTHLRDRQGRGFAVVGYGKLGGWELGYSSDLDLVFLHDCPMEVMTDGEREIDGRQFYLRLAQRIMHLFSTRTSSGILYEVDARLRPSGAAGMLVTTADAFADYQRNEAWTWEHQALVRARVVYGDPALQARFDAIRRDILTTPREGATLQTEVREMREKMRAHLGNKQRDRFDIKADAGGITDIEFITQYLVLRYAHEKPKLTRWSDNVRILELLAQNDIMDEDEARALTHAYTTLRDALHHLALQELPGNVAPDAFDGERQQVSASWQKWLMA, from the coding sequence ATAATGGCGCTTTCTTCGCAGTTACAGCAGCACTGGCAGACGGTTGTAAACCGGCTTCCGGCAGATTTTCCCCTGCAAACATTAAGTTCGCAGGCGCAGTCGGTGATGACATTCAGCGAGTTCGTTGAACAGAGTCTGGTCGCTCAGCCGCAGTGGCTGGCTGAACTGGAAAGCGCGCCGCCGCAGGCCGACGAATGGCGCCATTACGGCGACTGGCTGGCGGAACAGCTACAAGAAGTGACTGACGAGGCCGCGCTGATGCGCGAGCTACGCCAGTTCCGCCGCCGGATGATGGTGCGTATCGCCTGGGCGCAGGCGCTGCTGCTGGTGAGCGAAGAGAGCAGTTTGCAGCAGCTCAGCGCCCTGGCGGAGACCTTAATCGTCGCCGCCCGCGACTGGCTGTACGCCGCCTGCTGCCGGGAGTGGGGGACGCCGTGCAATGCGCAGGGCGAAGCGCAGCCGCTAATGATCCTGGGCATGGGGAAACTGGGCGGCGGAGAGCTTAACTTCTCTTCCGATATCGACCTGATTTTTGCCTGGCCGGAACACGGCGCCACCCAGGGCGGACGCCGCGAGCTGGATAACGGCCAGTTCTTTACCCGTCTGGGCCAGCGATTAATCAAAGTACTCGATCAGCCGACGCAGGATGGCTTCGTCTACCGCGTGGATATGCGTCTGCGACCATTTGGCGACAGCGGCCCGCTGGTGTTGAGCTTTGCGGCGCTGGAAGATTATTACCAGGAGCAGGGGCGCGACTGGGAGCGCTACGCGATGGTAAAGGCGCGGATCATGGGCGATAACGACGGCGTGTACGCCAACGAACTGCGCGCCATGTTGCGCCCGTTCGTCTTCCGCCGCTACATTGATTTCAGCGTCATTCAGTCTCTGCGTAACATGAAAGGGATGATTGCCCGTGAAGTGCGCCGCCGCGGCCTGACAGACAATATCAAGCTCGGCGCGGGCGGCATCCGCGAAATCGAATTTATCGTTCAGGTTTTCCAGCTGATCCGCGGCGGTCGCGAACCGGCCTTGCAGCAGCGCGCGCTGTTGCCGACGCTGACGGCGATTGACGAGCTGCATTTGCTGCCGGAAGGCGATGCCGCCCAGCTGCGCGAAGCCTATCTGTTCCTGCGCCGTCTCGAAAACCTGCTGCAGAGCATTAACGACGAACAAACCCAAACCCTGCCGCAGGATGAGCTCAACCGCGCGCGCCTGGCGTGGGGGATGCGCGTCGCCGACTGGCAGACACTCAGCGCACAGCTTGAAGAGCAGATGCGCCGCGTGCGTCGCGTCTTTAACGAACTGATTGGCGACGATGAAGCGCAATCGCCGGATGAACAGCTGGAAGAGTACTGGCGCGAACTGTGGCAGGACGCGCTGGAAGAAGACGACACTACGCCGGCGCTGGCGCACCTTGATGACAACGATCGGCGCAGCGTGCTGGCGCTGATCGCTGATTTTCGCAAAGAGCTCGACCGGCGCACCATTGGCCCGCGCGGGCGGCAGGTACTCGACCAGCTGATGCCGCATCTGCTCAGCGAGGTTTGCTCACGGGCGGATGCGCCGCTGCCGCTGGCGCGAATCACCCCATTACTGACCGGAATCGTCACCCGTACCACCTATCTGGAGCTGCTCAGCGAATTCCCCGGCGCGTTAAAACACCTGATTAGCCTGTGCGCCGCTTCGCCGATGGTTGCCAGCCAGCTGGCGCGCCACCCGCTGCTGCTGGACGAACTGCTGGATCCGAACACGCTTTATCAACCGACGGCGACCGATGCGTACCGCGATGAACTGCGCCAGTATTTGCTGCGCGTGCCGGAAGAAGATGAAGAACAGCAGCTGGAAGCGCTGCGTCAGTTTAAACAAGCGCAATTGCTGCATATCGCCGCCGCCGATATTGCCGGCACGCTACCGGTGATGAAAGTGAGCGATCACTTAACCTGGCTGGCGGAGGCGATGATCGACGCGGTGGTGCAGCAGGCGTGGCTTCAGATGGTCGCCCGCTACGGTCAGCCGACCCATCTTCGCGACCGCCAGGGGCGCGGTTTTGCGGTAGTAGGTTACGGTAAACTCGGCGGTTGGGAACTGGGTTATAGTTCCGATCTCGATCTGGTCTTCCTCCACGACTGTCCGATGGAGGTGATGACCGACGGCGAGCGGGAAATCGATGGTCGCCAGTTCTATCTGCGCCTTGCCCAGCGAATCATGCATCTTTTCAGCACCCGCACCTCGTCGGGCATCCTGTATGAAGTGGACGCTCGCTTACGTCCATCCGGCGCGGCGGGCATGCTGGTGACCACCGCCGATGCCTTCGCCGATTATCAGCGCAATGAAGCCTGGACCTGGGAGCATCAGGCGCTGGTTCGCGCCCGGGTGGTGTATGGCGACCCGGCGCTGCAGGCGCGCTTCGATGCGATCCGCCGCGATATCCTGACCACGCCGCGTGAAGGCGCAACGCTGCAGACCGAAGTACGTGAGATGCGGGAAAAGATGCGCGCTCATCTCGGCAATAAGCAGCGCGATCGCTTTGATATCAAAGCCGATGCCGGCGGGATCACCGATATTGAATTTATTACCCAATATCTGGTGCTGCGCTACGCGCATGAAAAGCCAAAGCTGACGCGCTGGTCCGATAATGTGCGTATTCTGGAACTGCTGGCGCAGAACGACATCATGGATGAGGACGAGGCGCGGGCGCTTACCCATGCCTACACTACGCTACGCGATGCGTTGCACCATCTGGCGCTGCAGGAGCTGCCGGGCAACGTTGCGCCGGATGCTTTCGACGGCGAACGTCAGCAGGTGAGCGCTAGCTGGCAGAAGTGGTTGATGGCTTAA
- a CDS encoding DUF1190 family protein, which produces MKRTKNINHASFRKSWSARHLTPVALAVTAVFMLAGCEKTDETVSLYQNADDCSAANPSKAAECTTAYNNAVKEAARTAPKYASREDCVAEFGEGQCQQAPAQAGVAPENQAQAQSSGSFWMPLMAGYMMGRLMGGGMAAQQPLFSSKNPASPAYGQYTDASGKSYGAAQPGRTMNVPKTAMAPKPATTTTVTRGGFGESVAKQSAMQRSAAGSSSSSRSMGG; this is translated from the coding sequence ATGAAACGGACAAAAAATATTAATCATGCGTCGTTCCGCAAAAGCTGGAGCGCTCGCCACCTGACGCCGGTCGCCCTTGCCGTCACCGCCGTCTTTATGCTCGCCGGTTGCGAAAAAACTGACGAGACGGTTTCTCTGTATCAGAACGCCGATGACTGCTCCGCGGCTAACCCAAGCAAAGCCGCAGAGTGCACCACCGCCTACAATAACGCGGTGAAAGAAGCCGCGCGCACCGCGCCAAAATACGCCAGCCGTGAAGACTGCGTCGCCGAGTTTGGCGAAGGCCAATGCCAGCAGGCGCCGGCTCAGGCTGGCGTCGCCCCGGAAAACCAGGCGCAGGCGCAAAGCAGCGGCAGCTTCTGGATGCCACTGATGGCCGGCTACATGATGGGTCGCCTGATGGGCGGCGGCATGGCCGCGCAGCAGCCGCTGTTTAGCTCGAAGAACCCGGCCAGCCCGGCCTACGGCCAGTACACCGATGCCAGCGGTAAGAGCTATGGCGCGGCGCAACCGGGCCGTACCATGAACGTGCCGAAAACCGCGATGGCGCCGAAACCGGCCACCACCACGACCGTCACCCGTGGTGGTTTCGGCGAATCCGTCGCTAAGCAATCGGCGATGCAGCGTAGCGCCGCGGGCTCCAGCTCCTCTTCACGCTCGATGGGCGGTTAA
- the ygiD gene encoding 4,5-DOPA dioxygenase extradiol, with protein MSRTRMPALFLGHGSPMNVLEDNIYTRAWRHLGETLPRPKAIVVISAHWFTRGTGVTAMEAPKTIHDFGGFPQALYDTHYPAPGSPELAQHLVDLLAPVPVALDKEAWGFDHGSWGVLIKMYPDADIPMVQLSIDSTKPAAWHLEMGRKLASLRDEGIMLVASGNVVHNLRTARWHGESTPYPWAQSFNDYVKANLNWKGPVEAHPLVNYLSHEGGSLSNPTAEHFLPLLYILGAWDGEEPITIPVEGMEMGSLSMLSVVVGAA; from the coding sequence ATGTCCCGTACCCGTATGCCAGCGTTGTTTTTAGGCCATGGTAGCCCGATGAACGTGCTGGAAGATAATATCTATACCCGCGCCTGGCGTCATCTCGGCGAAACGCTGCCGCGGCCGAAAGCTATCGTGGTTATTTCCGCGCACTGGTTTACTCGCGGGACGGGCGTGACGGCGATGGAAGCGCCGAAAACCATTCATGATTTTGGCGGTTTCCCGCAGGCCTTATACGATACGCACTACCCTGCGCCGGGATCGCCGGAGCTGGCGCAGCATCTGGTTGACCTGCTGGCGCCGGTGCCCGTCGCCCTCGATAAAGAGGCGTGGGGTTTTGACCACGGTTCGTGGGGAGTGCTGATAAAAATGTACCCTGATGCCGATATTCCCATGGTTCAGTTAAGTATCGATAGCACTAAGCCCGCGGCATGGCATCTGGAGATGGGGCGTAAGCTGGCGTCGCTGCGTGATGAAGGCATTATGCTGGTGGCGAGCGGCAACGTGGTGCATAACCTGCGTACCGCGCGCTGGCATGGCGAAAGCACGCCGTATCCGTGGGCCCAGTCGTTTAACGACTATGTCAAAGCGAATCTGAACTGGAAAGGGCCGGTCGAAGCGCATCCGCTGGTGAATTATTTAAGCCATGAAGGTGGTTCGCTCTCTAACCCAACGGCTGAGCACTTCCTGCCGCTGCTCTATATTCTGGGAGCGTGGGATGGTGAAGAGCCGATAACGATCCCGGTCGAAGGGATGGAAATGGGGTCGCTGAGCATGCTGTCGGTGGTCGTGGGCGCCGCGTAA
- the hldE gene encoding bifunctional D-glycero-beta-D-manno-heptose-7-phosphate kinase/D-glycero-beta-D-manno-heptose 1-phosphate adenylyltransferase HldE has protein sequence MKVTLPEFERAGVLVVGDVMLDRYWYGPTSRISPEAPVPVVKVENIEERPGGAANVAMNIASLGATSRLVGLTGIDDAARALSKALADVKVKCDFVSVPTHPTITKLRVLSRNQQLIRLDFEEGFSGVDPQPMHERIQQALGSIGALVLSDYAKGALASVQTMIKLARDAGVPVLIDPKGTEFERYRGATLLTPNLSEFEAVAGKCKDEAEIVERGMKIIADFELSALLVTRSEQGMTLLQPGRPPLHMPTQAQEVYDVTGAGDTVIGVLAATLAAGNTLEEACYFANAAAGVVVGKLGTSTVSPIELENAVRGRADTGFGVMSEEELKQAVAAARKRGEKVVMTNGVFDILHAGHVSYLANARKLGDRLIVAVNSDASTKRLKGETRPVNPLEQRMIVLGALEAVDWVVSFEEDTPQRLIAGILPDLLVKGGDYKPEQIAGSEEVWANGGEVLVLNFEDGCSTTNIIKKIQKDSDK, from the coding sequence ATGAAAGTAACGCTGCCAGAGTTTGAACGTGCAGGAGTGTTGGTGGTAGGCGATGTGATGCTGGACCGCTACTGGTACGGCCCCACCAGCCGTATTTCCCCGGAAGCCCCGGTGCCGGTGGTAAAGGTGGAAAATATCGAAGAACGCCCTGGCGGCGCGGCTAACGTGGCGATGAACATTGCGTCGCTCGGCGCGACTTCTCGTCTGGTCGGCCTGACCGGTATCGACGATGCCGCGCGCGCGCTTAGCAAAGCGCTGGCTGACGTAAAAGTGAAGTGTGATTTCGTGTCGGTACCGACGCATCCGACCATCACTAAGTTGCGCGTGCTGTCGCGCAACCAGCAGCTGATCCGCCTCGATTTTGAAGAGGGTTTCTCCGGGGTTGATCCACAGCCGATGCATGAACGTATTCAGCAGGCGCTGGGTTCGATCGGCGCGCTGGTGCTGTCAGACTACGCGAAAGGCGCGCTGGCCAGCGTGCAGACCATGATTAAGCTGGCGCGGGATGCCGGCGTTCCGGTGCTGATTGATCCGAAAGGCACTGAATTTGAACGCTACCGCGGGGCAACGCTGCTGACGCCGAACCTGTCTGAATTCGAAGCGGTCGCCGGAAAGTGTAAAGATGAAGCGGAAATCGTCGAACGCGGGATGAAAATCATCGCCGACTTCGAGCTTTCCGCACTGCTGGTAACGCGCTCCGAGCAGGGTATGACGCTGCTGCAGCCGGGTCGTCCGCCGCTGCATATGCCGACCCAGGCGCAGGAAGTGTATGACGTCACCGGGGCAGGCGACACGGTTATCGGCGTGCTGGCGGCGACGCTGGCGGCGGGTAACACGCTGGAAGAGGCCTGCTATTTCGCTAACGCCGCGGCCGGTGTGGTGGTCGGCAAGCTGGGGACTTCCACCGTTTCGCCAATCGAGCTGGAAAACGCGGTGCGCGGGCGTGCCGATACCGGTTTTGGCGTGATGAGCGAAGAAGAGCTGAAACAGGCGGTCGCCGCGGCGCGTAAGCGTGGCGAAAAAGTGGTGATGACCAATGGCGTGTTCGACATTCTGCACGCGGGTCACGTTTCGTATCTGGCCAATGCGCGCAAGCTGGGCGATCGTCTGATCGTCGCCGTCAACAGCGATGCCTCAACCAAACGTCTGAAAGGCGAAACCCGCCCGGTGAACCCGCTTGAACAGCGGATGATCGTGCTGGGAGCGCTGGAAGCCGTCGATTGGGTCGTGTCGTTTGAAGAAGATACGCCGCAGCGGCTGATTGCCGGGATCCTGCCGGATCTGTTGGTGAAAGGCGGTGATTACAAGCCGGAGCAGATCGCCGGCAGCGAAGAGGTATGGGCCAACGGCGGCGAAGTGCTGGTGCTCAACTTTGAAGATGGCTGCTCGACTACCAATATTATCAAGAAGATTCAGAAAGATAGCGACAAATAA
- a CDS encoding TIGR04211 family SH3 domain-containing protein encodes MPKLRLITFTLLALSAATAVHAEEKRYVSDELSTWVRSGPGDNYRLVGTINAGEAVDVLQTNDSTNYAQVRDSNGRTAWIPLKELSNEPSLRIRVPDLENQVKTLTDKLNNIDATWNQRTADMQKKVAGSDGAINALKEENQKLKNELVVAQKKVNAANLQLDDKQRTIIMQWFMYGGGVLGVGLILGLVLPHLVPSRKRKDRWMN; translated from the coding sequence ATGCCAAAATTACGCCTTATTACCTTTACATTGCTAGCGCTTAGCGCCGCTACGGCGGTTCACGCAGAAGAAAAGCGCTACGTTTCCGATGAGCTGAGCACCTGGGTTCGCAGCGGTCCTGGCGATAACTATCGTCTGGTCGGCACCATTAACGCCGGCGAAGCCGTCGACGTTCTGCAAACCAACGACAGCACGAATTACGCGCAGGTACGCGATAGCAACGGCCGTACCGCCTGGATCCCGCTGAAAGAGCTGAGCAACGAGCCCAGCCTGCGCATTCGCGTGCCGGATCTGGAAAATCAGGTCAAAACGCTGACCGACAAGCTGAACAATATTGACGCCACCTGGAACCAGCGTACCGCCGACATGCAGAAAAAAGTCGCCGGTAGCGATGGCGCGATCAATGCCCTGAAAGAAGAGAACCAAAAGCTGAAAAACGAGCTGGTTGTCGCTCAGAAAAAGGTGAACGCGGCGAATCTGCAGCTTGATGATAAACAGCGCACCATTATCATGCAGTGGTTTATGTACGGCGGCGGCGTGCTTGGCGTCGGTCTGATCCTTGGTCTGGTGCTGCCGCATCTGGTACCGAGCCGCAAGCGTAAAGACCGGTGGATGAACTAA
- the glgS gene encoding cell surface composition regulator GlgS — MNHNDMYSMKNFDFLARSFARMHAQGHSVDLQAIVGNMDEEHREWFCQRYELYCRQVNSPAELEH, encoded by the coding sequence ATGAACCATAACGATATGTATTCTATGAAGAACTTCGATTTTCTGGCACGTAGTTTCGCCAGGATGCACGCGCAAGGCCATTCGGTTGATCTTCAGGCTATTGTCGGCAATATGGATGAGGAACATCGTGAATGGTTTTGCCAACGCTATGAGCTTTATTGTCGTCAGGTGAATAGCCCGGCCGAGTTAGAGCATTAA
- a CDS encoding glutathionylspermidine synthase family protein, with amino-acid sequence MERISITERPDWREKATEYGFNFHTMYGEPYWSEEAYYKLTLAQVEKLEAVTAELHQMCLQVVEKVIASDELMTKFRIPKHTWGFVRQSWKTNQPSLYSRLDLAWDGVGEPKLLENNADTPTSLYEAAFFQWIWLEDQLNAGNLPADSDQFNSLQEKLIERFGELREQFGFQLLHMACCRDTVEDRGTVQYLQDCAAEAGVATEFLYIEDIGLGEKGQFTDLQDQVIGNLFKLYPWEFMLREMFSTKLEDAGVRWLEPAWKSIISNKALLPMLWEMFPNHPNLLAAYFSEDNHPQLEKYVIKPIFSREGANVSIVENGKVVEAVEGPYGEEGTIVQEFYPLPKFGDSYTLIGSWLINDQPAGIGIREDRALITQDLSRFYPHIFVE; translated from the coding sequence ATGGAAAGAATCAGCATTACCGAGCGCCCGGACTGGCGCGAGAAAGCGACCGAGTATGGCTTCAACTTTCACACCATGTACGGCGAGCCATACTGGAGCGAAGAGGCCTACTACAAGCTGACGCTGGCGCAGGTTGAAAAGCTCGAAGCGGTCACCGCCGAGCTGCATCAAATGTGTCTACAGGTCGTTGAGAAAGTGATCGCCAGCGACGAGCTGATGACCAAATTCCGCATCCCTAAGCACACCTGGGGCTTTGTGCGTCAGTCGTGGAAAACCAACCAGCCGTCGCTGTACTCGCGTCTGGATCTGGCCTGGGATGGCGTGGGCGAACCGAAGCTGCTGGAAAACAACGCGGATACGCCAACCTCGCTATATGAAGCAGCGTTCTTTCAATGGATCTGGCTGGAAGATCAGCTTAACGCCGGTAATCTGCCTGCCGACAGCGATCAGTTCAACAGCCTGCAGGAAAAGCTGATTGAACGCTTCGGCGAGCTGCGTGAACAATTTGGCTTCCAGCTGCTGCATATGGCCTGCTGCCGCGATACCGTTGAAGACCGCGGCACCGTACAGTATCTGCAGGACTGCGCGGCAGAAGCGGGCGTCGCCACCGAGTTCCTGTATATCGAAGATATCGGTCTTGGCGAAAAAGGTCAGTTTACCGATTTACAGGATCAGGTCATCGGTAATCTGTTCAAGCTCTATCCGTGGGAATTTATGCTGCGCGAGATGTTCTCCACCAAGCTGGAAGACGCCGGCGTACGCTGGCTGGAGCCTGCATGGAAGAGCATTATCTCCAACAAGGCGCTGCTGCCGATGCTGTGGGAAATGTTCCCCAACCACCCTAACCTGTTGGCGGCTTACTTCAGCGAAGATAACCATCCGCAGCTTGAGAAGTACGTCATTAAGCCGATCTTTTCCCGCGAAGGCGCCAACGTGTCGATCGTTGAAAATGGCAAAGTGGTGGAGGCGGTGGAAGGTCCGTACGGGGAAGAAGGCACCATCGTGCAGGAGTTTTATCCGCTGCCGAAATTTGGCGATAGCTATACGCTGATTGGCAGCTGGCTTATTAACGACCAGCCTGCCGGGATCGGCATCCGTGAAGATCGGGCGCTGATCACCCAGGATCTTTCGCGTTTCTATCCGCACATTTTCGTCGAATAA
- the ubiK gene encoding ubiquinone biosynthesis accessory factor UbiK, producing the protein MIDPKKIEQIARQVHESMPKGLRDLGDDVEKKIRQVLQSQLTRLDLVSREEFDVQTQVLLRTREKLALLEQRISDLESRSAAPKSEEQQ; encoded by the coding sequence ATGATTGACCCGAAAAAAATTGAACAAATCGCCCGCCAGGTCCATGAATCGATGCCGAAAGGCCTTCGCGATCTTGGAGATGACGTAGAAAAGAAAATCCGCCAGGTACTGCAATCGCAGTTAACTCGTCTGGATTTGGTCAGCCGCGAAGAGTTCGATGTGCAAACTCAGGTTCTGCTGCGCACCCGCGAAAAGCTGGCTTTACTGGAGCAGCGCATTAGCGATCTGGAAAGCCGTTCAGCTGCGCCGAAGAGCGAAGAACAGCAATAA
- the ribB gene encoding 3,4-dihydroxy-2-butanone-4-phosphate synthase yields the protein MNQTLLSSFGTAFERVEHALDALREGRGVMVLDDEDRENEGDMIFAAETMTVEQMALTIRHGSGIVCLCLTEDRRKQLDLPMMVENNTSAYGTGFTVTIEAAEGVTTGVSAADRITTVRAAIADGAKPSDLNRPGHVFPLRAQPGGVMTRGGHTEATIDLVTLAGFKPAGVLCELTNDDGTMARAPECIKFAQQHNMAVVTIEDLVAYRREHDRKAS from the coding sequence ATGAATCAGACGCTCCTTTCTTCTTTTGGTACCGCTTTTGAACGTGTGGAACACGCTTTAGACGCACTGCGCGAAGGCCGCGGTGTGATGGTGCTTGATGATGAAGACCGTGAAAACGAAGGCGATATGATTTTCGCCGCCGAAACCATGACCGTTGAGCAAATGGCGCTGACCATTCGTCACGGCAGCGGCATTGTCTGCCTGTGCCTGACCGAAGATCGCCGCAAGCAGCTTGACCTGCCGATGATGGTGGAGAACAACACCAGCGCCTACGGCACCGGCTTTACCGTGACCATTGAAGCGGCAGAAGGCGTAACCACCGGCGTATCCGCCGCTGACCGCATCACGACCGTGCGCGCCGCCATTGCCGATGGCGCGAAACCCTCCGATCTCAACCGTCCGGGCCACGTCTTCCCGCTGCGCGCGCAGCCAGGCGGCGTAATGACCCGCGGCGGCCACACTGAAGCGACCATCGACCTGGTGACCCTTGCGGGCTTTAAACCGGCAGGCGTTCTCTGTGAACTGACTAACGACGATGGCACCATGGCGCGCGCGCCGGAGTGCATCAAGTTCGCTCAGCAGCACAACATGGCCGTGGTCACCATTGAAGACCTGGTGGCTTACCGCCGCGAGCACGATCGCAAAGCCAGCTAA